A genomic region of Burkholderiales bacterium contains the following coding sequences:
- a CDS encoding aspartate-semialdehyde dehydrogenase, producing the protein MRKTYNVAVLGATGAVGEAMLSILEERKFPVGEVFPLASSRSAGSTIGFGGRDLTVIDVADFDFSQAQIGLFSAGASVSEKWAPIAAQAGCVVIDNTSQFRYDDDIPLVVPEVNPHAIADYVSRGIIANPNCSTIQMLVALKPIYDAVGIARINVATYQAVSGTGKEAIEELAEQTRALFAQREAVAEVYPKRIAFNVLPHIDAFQDNGYTKEEMKMVWETRKIMEDDAILVNPTAVRVPVFYGHSEAVHVETLKKISAADATALLKKAPGVEVFDTRGPGGYPTAVDAAGRDPVYVGRIREDISHPLGLNLWVVSDNVRKGAALNSIQIAEILIERFRISRVEPSALRRLRREISLKP; encoded by the coding sequence ATGCGGAAAACCTATAACGTAGCAGTGCTCGGCGCGACCGGAGCAGTCGGCGAAGCGATGCTGTCGATACTTGAGGAAAGGAAATTTCCGGTCGGCGAAGTATTCCCTTTGGCGTCTTCGCGTTCCGCGGGCAGCACGATCGGTTTCGGGGGCCGCGATTTAACCGTTATCGATGTCGCCGATTTCGATTTCAGCCAGGCCCAGATCGGGCTTTTCTCGGCCGGCGCAAGCGTTTCGGAAAAATGGGCGCCGATCGCAGCGCAGGCGGGTTGTGTCGTGATCGACAACACTTCGCAGTTCCGTTATGACGACGACATTCCGCTGGTCGTGCCTGAAGTCAACCCGCATGCGATCGCCGATTACGTCAGCCGCGGCATCATCGCCAATCCAAACTGTTCGACGATCCAGATGCTAGTGGCATTGAAGCCGATTTATGACGCGGTCGGTATTGCGCGCATCAATGTCGCGACGTACCAGGCGGTATCCGGCACCGGCAAGGAGGCGATCGAAGAACTGGCGGAGCAAACCCGCGCGCTTTTCGCGCAGCGCGAAGCGGTTGCCGAGGTTTATCCGAAGCGGATTGCCTTCAACGTGCTCCCTCACATCGATGCATTCCAGGACAACGGCTACACCAAGGAAGAAATGAAAATGGTGTGGGAAACCCGGAAGATCATGGAGGATGATGCGATACTGGTTAATCCAACCGCGGTGCGCGTCCCGGTTTTTTACGGCCATTCCGAGGCCGTGCACGTCGAGACGCTGAAAAAAATCAGCGCTGCCGACGCCACTGCGCTGCTGAAAAAGGCGCCCGGGGTGGAGGTGTTCGACACGCGCGGTCCCGGAGGGTATCCGACTGCGGTGGATGCCGCCGGCCGCGATCCGGTGTATGTCGGCCGCATTCGCGAGGACATCTCGCATCCGCTCGGCCTGAATCTCTGGGTCGTCAGCGACAATGTCCGAAAAGGCGCGGCCTTGAACAGTATTCAGATTGCCGAGATTTTGATTGAGCGCTTTCGGATTTCGCGAGTAGAGCCAAGTGCTTTGCGTCGATTAAGACGTGAGATTAGCTTGAAACCATAA
- a CDS encoding FimV family protein, translating into MAGILLLTVSATHAAGLGKLTVASALGQPLRAEIDLVSVQKDELASLTARLASPDAFKQAELEYTAALASVKVSVEKRANGQPYIKLTSSQPIEEPILDVLIELSWASGRLVREYTALMDPPEYNAPAVAPVAKPETQVGPKPAAAAKTKPSGRISRTVEPAREAGAGDGSGGSYSVKSGDTLVKIARSNKVEGVSLEQMLVGLYQNNREAFADNMNRLKSGKILRIPERETLAAIEPDEAVQEVKVQAANWNAYRQKLAAAAQAATPADAAAQSATGRINATVEDQAAVTEPGREVLRLSKGEQNISDQSSAGSAGAGGADRNGSQERLRALEEEATAREKALQEANERIALLEGNVKSMQRLLEIKNESLAQAQNQANATNQPEPAANASTPASPAVADANAPAGTDAVAAAPAPTPAPETNPVQSQAAQAEGQAAAPVVAGDAPVAVVPAEEPDIIARVLDKPLYLAVGVLVLALIAFAVMRRRRSQPEFENSIMTGGDLTGNTVFGDSSGGVVDTSDGSLISDFSKVGLEHISTDEVDPLAEAEVYIAYGRDAQAEEILKEAINRNPQRYEIHLKLLEIYAMRQSLGAFETLAGELYAATDGQGEVWSKAAELGRSLDPGNPLYASAQPVEANPPTDAQTQDFVQDESIDQATRSEFDFNSDPLTRTAMNFDAALDQDRKAEAGIQFRSNEAATMDFEVAPIEETDKPIEAAAAPDSMIDFDFDLGAPETRANTEDDAITLRAVEEEEQVQRTGQERETVEVPVHEKDHDAAASRAQAGELSPLTSAFELDFPRQETGDRQATGDGNEQDRKDVPNVAVHTDLSTIDLNFDSARTAQERVEAPVARNDQWYDVQTKFDLAKAYQEMGDKEGAREILQEVVQEGDAEQQANSKALLASLG; encoded by the coding sequence ATGGCGGGCATTTTGCTGCTTACCGTCAGCGCTACGCATGCCGCAGGGTTGGGCAAACTGACGGTGGCCTCAGCGCTAGGTCAGCCGCTACGTGCTGAAATCGATTTGGTTTCGGTGCAGAAAGACGAACTCGCCAGCCTGACAGCCCGCCTTGCTTCGCCCGATGCCTTCAAACAGGCAGAGCTTGAGTACACGGCCGCGCTCGCGAGCGTCAAAGTCAGCGTCGAGAAGCGCGCTAACGGTCAGCCCTATATCAAGCTCACATCGTCGCAGCCGATCGAAGAGCCCATTCTGGACGTGCTGATCGAGCTGTCGTGGGCATCCGGTCGCCTGGTGCGCGAGTATACGGCGTTGATGGATCCGCCCGAATATAACGCGCCTGCGGTTGCGCCTGTCGCCAAGCCGGAAACCCAGGTTGGTCCAAAACCGGCCGCGGCTGCAAAAACGAAACCATCCGGCAGAATTTCGCGCACGGTCGAACCCGCGCGGGAAGCTGGCGCTGGAGACGGCAGTGGCGGAAGCTATAGTGTGAAATCCGGCGACACTCTGGTCAAGATCGCACGTTCGAACAAAGTAGAAGGCGTCAGCCTCGAGCAGATGCTGGTCGGTCTTTATCAGAACAACCGAGAAGCTTTCGCGGACAATATGAACCGCTTGAAAAGCGGCAAGATTCTGCGAATTCCCGAGCGCGAGACGCTTGCTGCGATCGAGCCGGACGAAGCCGTCCAAGAGGTAAAAGTGCAGGCGGCGAACTGGAACGCCTATCGGCAAAAGCTGGCCGCAGCCGCGCAAGCTGCTACCCCGGCTGACGCTGCCGCACAAAGCGCGACGGGCAGAATCAACGCGACTGTCGAAGATCAGGCCGCGGTTACGGAGCCCGGCCGCGAAGTCCTCAGGCTCTCGAAAGGTGAGCAAAACATAAGCGATCAGAGCAGCGCTGGCAGCGCAGGCGCCGGGGGCGCTGATCGCAACGGGTCGCAAGAGCGTCTGCGCGCCCTCGAAGAGGAAGCGACTGCTCGCGAGAAAGCGCTGCAGGAAGCCAACGAACGAATCGCGCTGTTGGAAGGTAACGTTAAGTCGATGCAGCGGTTGCTGGAGATCAAGAACGAGTCACTGGCTCAGGCACAGAATCAGGCCAACGCAACAAACCAACCTGAGCCTGCGGCCAATGCTTCGACGCCGGCCAGCCCGGCCGTCGCCGATGCTAACGCGCCGGCGGGAACCGACGCGGTTGCGGCCGCGCCTGCTCCTACGCCCGCCCCCGAGACAAATCCCGTGCAGTCGCAAGCCGCGCAAGCGGAAGGTCAGGCCGCCGCACCGGTCGTTGCAGGGGATGCGCCGGTCGCCGTCGTTCCCGCGGAGGAGCCTGACATCATCGCCCGCGTTCTGGATAAGCCTTTGTACCTTGCGGTGGGAGTGCTGGTGCTTGCGCTGATCGCGTTTGCGGTTATGCGCCGCAGACGCAGCCAGCCTGAATTCGAAAACAGCATCATGACCGGGGGCGATCTGACCGGGAATACGGTGTTCGGCGATAGCTCGGGCGGGGTTGTCGATACCAGCGACGGCTCGCTGATCTCGGATTTCAGCAAAGTCGGTCTTGAACATATCTCGACCGATGAAGTCGATCCGCTTGCCGAAGCAGAGGTTTACATCGCTTACGGCCGTGATGCGCAGGCCGAGGAAATTCTCAAGGAAGCCATTAACCGGAATCCGCAGCGTTACGAAATTCACCTTAAGCTGCTCGAAATCTACGCAATGCGGCAAAGCCTGGGCGCGTTCGAAACGTTAGCTGGCGAGCTGTATGCCGCGACCGATGGTCAAGGGGAGGTCTGGAGCAAGGCCGCCGAACTGGGGCGCTCACTCGACCCGGGCAATCCGCTTTACGCGAGCGCACAGCCCGTGGAGGCGAATCCGCCAACGGACGCGCAAACGCAGGATTTTGTCCAGGACGAATCGATCGATCAGGCTACCCGGAGCGAATTCGACTTCAACTCGGATCCTTTAACGCGGACTGCGATGAATTTCGACGCCGCGCTCGACCAGGATCGCAAGGCGGAGGCCGGCATACAGTTTCGCAGCAATGAGGCAGCAACGATGGATTTTGAAGTCGCGCCAATCGAGGAAACGGACAAACCGATCGAGGCAGCGGCAGCGCCGGATTCCATGATCGATTTCGATTTCGATCTGGGTGCGCCCGAGACGCGCGCCAATACGGAAGACGATGCGATTACTTTAAGAGCCGTGGAGGAAGAAGAGCAAGTTCAGAGGACAGGGCAGGAACGGGAAACGGTTGAGGTTCCTGTACATGAAAAGGACCACGACGCCGCCGCTTCCCGCGCGCAAGCAGGCGAGCTTTCTCCCTTGACGTCAGCTTTCGAGCTCGATTTTCCACGGCAGGAAACCGGAGATAGACAGGCGACAGGCGATGGCAATGAGCAGGATCGTAAAGATGTTCCGAACGTAGCGGTGCACACCGATCTTTCGACCATTGATCTGAATTTCGACTCGGCCAGGACGGCGCAGGAGAGGGTGGAGGCGCCGGTCGCGCGCAACGATCAGTGGTACGACGTTCAAACGAAGTTCGACCTTGCCAAAGCGTACCAGGAGATGGGTGACAAGGAAGGCGCGCGGGAAATACTGCAGGAGGTCGTGCAGGAAGGAGACGCCGAGCAGCAGGCGAATTCCAAGGCGCTGCTCGCCAGTTTGGGGTAA
- the truA gene encoding tRNA pseudouridine(38-40) synthase TruA yields MRIAAGVEYDGSGFCGWQTQPHRCGVQDAVESAVSRIAGHPVAAICAGRTDSGVHALAQVIHFDTAAERPTSAWMHGVNALLPTSIAVIWAQPVSIEFHARFHATERRYRYVLCNRPLRPALERYRAGWYHRPLDIEAMRSAARFLIGEYDFSAFRAAECQARSPVRDLRSIEIERHGDYVVFEFSANAFLHHMVRNIVACLVYVGAAKHPPQWLQEILVGRDRNAAGPTFSAAGLYLADVTYDSSWGLPAFPPSAFFGDLTVAANQRQD; encoded by the coding sequence TTGAGAATTGCGGCGGGCGTCGAATACGATGGCAGCGGCTTTTGCGGATGGCAAACGCAGCCGCACCGTTGCGGCGTGCAGGATGCGGTTGAATCCGCTGTAAGTCGGATCGCTGGTCATCCGGTCGCCGCCATATGCGCTGGCCGCACCGATTCCGGCGTCCATGCGCTGGCGCAGGTAATCCATTTCGACACCGCAGCAGAACGGCCGACATCGGCCTGGATGCACGGCGTCAACGCTCTGCTGCCGACGTCTATTGCAGTCATTTGGGCGCAACCCGTTTCGATCGAGTTTCATGCGCGATTTCACGCAACCGAACGTCGCTATCGCTACGTGTTGTGCAATCGACCTCTACGCCCCGCGCTCGAACGCTATCGTGCGGGCTGGTATCATCGCCCTCTCGACATCGAGGCTATGCGCAGTGCAGCGCGCTTCCTCATAGGCGAGTACGATTTCAGCGCCTTTCGCGCAGCCGAATGTCAGGCGCGTTCGCCGGTTCGCGATCTGCGCTCCATAGAAATAGAACGCCACGGCGATTACGTCGTTTTTGAATTCTCCGCCAACGCTTTTTTACACCACATGGTTCGCAATATCGTCGCCTGTCTGGTTTATGTCGGCGCCGCAAAACACCCCCCGCAGTGGTTGCAGGAAATCCTGGTCGGGCGCGACCGCAACGCCGCCGGGCCGACTTTCAGTGCCGCGGGACTGTACTTGGCCGATGTAACATATGACTCTAGTTGGGGACTGCCGGCGTTTCCGCCTAGCGCTTTTTTCGGCGATCTCACCGTCGCCGCCAATCAACGTCAGGATTGA
- a CDS encoding phosphoribosylanthranilate isomerase, with product MPCAVKICGITSRDDASAAVNLGARALGFVFYRASPRCISAAGAAEIIRSLPPFVTSVGLFVNASGDEVRSVLDQAAPEMLQFHGEESPDFCAQFGIPYIKAARVQAGMDLLQYALRFSTAKALLLDAFVHGAHGGTGVAFDWNLIPRKLPLPIIISGGLHAGNVREAIRALKPWAVDVSSGVEAKPGIKDHARLAAFMHGVRNADI from the coding sequence ATGCCATGCGCGGTAAAAATTTGCGGCATAACCAGCCGAGACGACGCGTCGGCCGCAGTGAACTTGGGTGCGCGGGCGCTGGGTTTCGTTTTCTATCGGGCCAGCCCCCGCTGCATCAGCGCCGCCGGCGCCGCCGAAATCATCCGGTCCCTGCCGCCTTTCGTCACTTCGGTGGGATTGTTCGTGAACGCGTCGGGGGACGAGGTCAGGAGCGTGCTCGATCAGGCGGCGCCGGAAATGCTGCAATTTCATGGCGAGGAATCACCGGATTTTTGCGCGCAGTTCGGCATTCCCTATATCAAGGCAGCGCGCGTTCAGGCGGGAATGGATTTGCTACAATACGCGCTTCGCTTTTCCACTGCCAAGGCGCTTTTGCTTGATGCATTTGTCCACGGTGCCCACGGCGGCACCGGTGTCGCATTCGACTGGAATCTGATCCCTCGAAAATTACCGTTGCCGATCATCATTTCCGGCGGTTTGCACGCCGGAAATGTTCGCGAAGCGATTCGCGCCCTCAAGCCTTGGGCGGTTGACGTCAGCAGCGGCGTCGAGGCTAAACCGGGTATCAAGGATCACGCCAGGCTCGCGGCATTCATGCACGGAGTTCGCAATGCAGATATATGA
- the trpB gene encoding tryptophan synthase subunit beta → MQIYDLPDARGHFGQYGGVFVAETLMHALDELGAQYRRYRDDAEFKAEFEYELRHYVGRPSPIYHAKRWSRELGGAQIFLKREDLNHTGAHKINNTVGQALLARRMGKPRVIAETGAGQHGVATATVAARYGLECVVYMGSEDIKRQATNVYRMKLLNATVVPVESGSRTLKDALNEAMRDWVTNIENTFYIIGSVAGPHPYPMMVRDFQSVIGRESKVQMLEHVNRQPDYLIACVGGGSNAIGLFYPYLNDHDVRLVGVEAGGTGLETGKHAATLSTGTPGVLHGNRTYLMQDANGQIVETHSISAGLDYPGVGPEHAWLKDSKRAEYVAVSDDEALAAFHALCKFEGIMPALESAHALAYAATLAQRLDKEKILLVNLSGRGDKDMNTVAQLSGITF, encoded by the coding sequence ATGCAGATATATGATTTGCCCGACGCACGCGGTCATTTCGGGCAATACGGCGGCGTTTTCGTCGCCGAAACCCTGATGCACGCCCTCGACGAACTGGGCGCTCAGTATCGGCGTTACCGCGATGATGCTGAATTCAAAGCCGAGTTCGAATACGAACTGCGGCACTACGTGGGCCGCCCAAGTCCGATTTATCACGCCAAACGCTGGTCGCGCGAGCTCGGCGGCGCGCAGATTTTTCTGAAGCGCGAAGATCTGAATCACACCGGCGCTCACAAAATCAACAACACCGTCGGCCAGGCGCTGCTGGCGCGGCGCATGGGCAAACCGCGAGTCATCGCCGAAACAGGCGCCGGCCAGCACGGCGTTGCGACGGCCACGGTGGCTGCGCGTTATGGCCTGGAATGCGTGGTCTATATGGGCTCCGAGGATATCAAGCGGCAGGCGACCAATGTTTACCGCATGAAGTTGCTGAACGCGACCGTGGTGCCGGTCGAATCAGGTTCCAGGACCTTGAAAGACGCATTGAACGAAGCGATGCGCGATTGGGTGACCAACATCGAAAATACGTTTTACATTATCGGCTCAGTCGCAGGCCCGCATCCCTATCCGATGATGGTGCGCGATTTCCAGTCGGTGATCGGGCGCGAGTCGAAAGTGCAGATGCTCGAACACGTCAATCGCCAGCCCGATTACCTGATTGCATGCGTCGGCGGCGGCTCGAATGCGATCGGCCTGTTTTACCCGTATTTGAACGACCACGATGTCCGCCTGGTGGGCGTCGAGGCGGGCGGAACTGGACTCGAAACGGGTAAGCACGCGGCCACGCTGTCTACCGGAACGCCCGGCGTTTTGCACGGCAACCGCACCTATCTGATGCAGGATGCCAACGGCCAGATCGTCGAGACGCATTCGATTTCGGCCGGCCTCGATTATCCTGGCGTCGGCCCCGAGCACGCGTGGCTCAAGGATTCGAAGCGCGCCGAATACGTGGCGGTATCCGACGACGAGGCGCTTGCGGCGTTTCACGCCTTGTGCAAATTCGAGGGAATCATGCCTGCGCTGGAATCTGCGCACGCGCTGGCTTATGCGGCAACGCTGGCGCAGCGGCTCGATAAAGAAAAAATCCTGCTGGTCAATTTATCCGGCCGGGGCGACAAGGACATGAATACGGTGGCGCAGCTTTCGGGTATTACGTTCTAG
- a CDS encoding tryptophan synthase subunit alpha, with protein sequence MKPRVESRIANAFARLRRQERKALIPFITAGDPDPEMTLPLMHALVDSGADIIELGVPFSDPMADGPTIQRASERALKHGTGLNDVLAMVARFRATDAVTPIVLMGYANPIEAMGITRFAAQAGSSGADGVLVVDYPPEECADWVDTLVDNGIAPIFLLSPTTTTARMQQIASFARGYIYYVSLKGVTGAGHLDIESIAEKIPQIREHIALPIGVGFGIRNAQTAQAIAKFADAIVIGSRLVEELEASSRDQALARVSALMRILRSALDAR encoded by the coding sequence GTGAAGCCGCGCGTCGAATCGAGGATTGCGAATGCATTCGCCCGGCTCCGCCGGCAAGAGCGCAAAGCGCTGATTCCTTTTATCACCGCCGGCGATCCCGATCCCGAAATGACGCTACCCCTGATGCATGCGCTGGTCGATTCCGGCGCCGACATCATCGAACTCGGCGTGCCGTTTTCAGACCCTATGGCCGACGGGCCGACCATACAGCGCGCGTCCGAGCGCGCGTTGAAGCACGGCACCGGCCTGAACGACGTGCTGGCCATGGTCGCGAGATTCCGCGCCACCGATGCGGTGACGCCGATCGTGCTGATGGGTTATGCGAATCCGATCGAAGCGATGGGCATTACCCGCTTCGCCGCGCAGGCCGGAAGCAGCGGCGCCGATGGCGTGCTGGTCGTCGATTATCCGCCCGAGGAATGCGCGGATTGGGTCGATACTCTTGTGGACAACGGGATCGCGCCGATTTTCCTGTTGTCGCCGACCACCACAACAGCGCGCATGCAGCAGATCGCATCGTTTGCGCGCGGCTACATCTATTACGTATCGCTGAAAGGCGTGACCGGCGCCGGCCATCTCGATATCGAGTCGATTGCAGAAAAGATCCCGCAAATCCGGGAACACATCGCCCTCCCGATCGGCGTCGGCTTCGGCATCCGCAACGCACAAACCGCGCAGGCCATCGCCAAATTTGCCGATGCCATCGTCATCGGCAGCCGGCTCGTCGAAGAGCTTGAGGCTTCGTCACGCGACCAGGCATTGGCCCGCGTATCAGCGCTGATGCGGATTCTGCGTAGCGCACTCGATGCGCGCTGA
- a CDS encoding acetyl-CoA carboxylase carboxyltransferase subunit beta, whose amino-acid sequence MSWLQKLLPPKINRNSESVRKVMPEGLWSKCEACEAVLYRTDLENNLSVCPKCNHHNRLTARERLDLLLDSEGRHEIGMEIIPVDSLKFRDSRRYTERLDAAQAETGEMDALVVMQGSVLAIPLVAAAFEFRFLGGSMGAVVGERFVRGVQVCIDQKLPFLCFAASGGARMQEGLFSLMQMAKTCAALTQLAAARLPFISVLTDPTMGGVSASFAMIGDAVIAEPNALIGFAGARVIEQTVRQTLPEGFQRAEFLLEHGAIDLIVDRRQMREKLANLLTLMLGMPALQRED is encoded by the coding sequence ATGAGCTGGTTGCAGAAACTGTTGCCGCCCAAGATCAACCGCAATTCCGAAAGCGTCCGCAAAGTGATGCCGGAGGGATTGTGGAGCAAGTGCGAGGCGTGCGAAGCGGTGCTTTACCGGACCGATCTTGAAAACAATCTCAGTGTTTGCCCGAAATGCAATCATCATAACCGGCTGACGGCGCGCGAGCGTCTCGACCTGCTGCTCGACAGCGAAGGGCGGCACGAAATCGGCATGGAAATCATCCCGGTCGACAGCCTGAAATTCCGCGACAGCCGCCGTTATACGGAGCGGCTCGACGCAGCCCAGGCCGAAACCGGCGAAATGGATGCACTGGTCGTAATGCAAGGCAGCGTGCTGGCGATTCCGCTGGTCGCCGCGGCATTTGAGTTCCGGTTTCTCGGCGGCTCGATGGGTGCTGTGGTTGGCGAACGCTTCGTGCGCGGTGTACAGGTCTGTATCGACCAGAAACTGCCGTTCCTGTGCTTCGCGGCGAGCGGCGGCGCGCGCATGCAGGAAGGATTGTTTTCGCTGATGCAAATGGCCAAAACCTGCGCCGCGTTGACGCAGTTGGCGGCGGCGCGCCTGCCGTTTATTTCCGTATTGACCGATCCCACAATGGGCGGCGTATCGGCGAGCTTCGCGATGATCGGAGACGCGGTCATCGCGGAACCGAATGCTCTCATCGGTTTCGCCGGGGCCAGGGTGATCGAGCAAACCGTGCGGCAGACCCTGCCGGAAGGATTTCAGCGCGCCGAATTCCTGCTCGAGCACGGCGCCATCGATCTGATCGTCGATCGCCGGCAAATGCGCGAAAAACTGGCCAATCTGCTTACTTTGATGCTGGGCATGCCGGCCCTCCAGCGCGAGGATTGA
- the folC gene encoding bifunctional tetrahydrofolate synthase/dihydrofolate synthase, which translates to MATNLESGTTARVDQGLPRSLPQSLAEWLAWLERIHPKTIAMGLERVSAVRDALAPAVPLVLSFPVITVGGTNGKGSTCAMLESILTSAGYRVGCYSSPHLLHYNERVRIDRHNVSDDALCRVLAKVEAARGTIPLTYFEFGTLAAMQLFIEAGVDVAILEVGLGGRLDAVNAFDTDCAVITSIDMDHMDYLGDTRESIAFEKAGIFRADAPAICADTDPPQSLLDHAIGIGARLIRAGVDYSFNGDGVQWQYRSQQKQRFSLPYPALRGACQLSNAGASLAALDELRDRLPIDMRNVREGLLTVDLAARFQVLPGRPVVILDVAHNPQAAQALATNLGNMRGYRKTIAVFAMLNDKDLGGVIRAVLPCIDQWLIADLRQPRGAQAERLSDELIEAGVTSEIFRFTQPSDAYQRALELAGADDRIIVFGSFYTVADVMRGQGGARDMSAVVQA; encoded by the coding sequence ATGGCGACGAATCTCGAGTCCGGAACGACCGCCCGCGTCGACCAGGGTCTGCCGCGGTCACTGCCGCAATCGCTCGCCGAGTGGCTCGCCTGGCTCGAGCGGATTCATCCGAAAACCATTGCGATGGGTCTGGAGCGCGTCTCGGCCGTCCGTGATGCGCTCGCTCCGGCCGTGCCGCTGGTCCTGTCTTTCCCGGTCATCACGGTGGGCGGAACCAATGGCAAGGGCTCGACCTGCGCGATGCTCGAATCGATACTGACGAGCGCCGGTTACCGGGTCGGCTGCTACAGTTCGCCGCATCTGCTGCACTATAACGAGCGCGTCCGCATCGATCGTCACAATGTCAGCGACGACGCTTTATGCCGGGTGCTGGCCAAGGTCGAAGCGGCGCGCGGCACGATCCCGCTGACCTATTTCGAATTCGGCACGCTGGCTGCGATGCAGCTGTTCATCGAAGCTGGGGTCGACGTTGCCATTCTCGAAGTAGGACTGGGCGGCCGCCTGGATGCGGTTAACGCATTCGACACCGACTGCGCGGTGATCACCAGTATCGACATGGATCATATGGATTATCTCGGCGATACGCGCGAATCGATCGCGTTCGAGAAAGCCGGCATCTTCCGCGCCGATGCCCCGGCGATCTGCGCCGACACCGATCCGCCGCAATCCCTGCTGGATCATGCTATCGGCATAGGCGCACGCCTGATCCGGGCCGGCGTCGATTACAGCTTCAATGGCGACGGCGTCCAGTGGCAATATCGAAGCCAACAAAAACAGCGCTTCAGTTTGCCGTATCCGGCCTTGCGCGGCGCCTGCCAGTTATCCAATGCCGGCGCATCCCTTGCGGCGCTGGACGAACTGCGCGATCGCCTGCCGATCGACATGCGCAACGTGCGCGAAGGACTGCTCACAGTCGATCTTGCCGCGCGCTTTCAGGTTTTGCCCGGCAGGCCCGTGGTTATCCTGGATGTCGCGCACAATCCGCAGGCAGCACAGGCGCTGGCGACCAATCTTGGCAATATGCGGGGATACCGGAAAACAATCGCGGTATTTGCGATGCTCAACGACAAGGACTTGGGCGGCGTGATTCGCGCAGTCCTGCCTTGCATAGATCAGTGGCTGATCGCCGATTTGCGGCAGCCTCGCGGCGCGCAGGCTGAGCGGTTGTCGGACGAACTGATCGAGGCCGGCGTGACCAGCGAAATCTTTCGTTTTACGCAGCCATCCGATGCCTACCAGCGCGCCCTCGAACTCGCTGGCGCCGATGATAGAATTATCGTGTTCGGATCGTTTTACACGGTTGCTGACGTGATGCGCGGCCAAGGCGGAGCCCGGGATATGTCCGCAGTTGTTCAGGCATGA
- a CDS encoding SPOR domain-containing protein has translation MVKAINDDEIKLRKRARRRLIGAVALVLLAILVLPLVLDHEPAPLAPDVAVIADRKSAAEKSDFSSKVMPVPPSGPPAESSESPAPMPAPVPAVEKPAAVSAPKSSAPGPVVSPAESEPIEGREPEKTGSPPRPASRKETDTAKLDKAEKSTEEPKPAARAADAKPKKTSPAVAAKVQRNDTFAIQLESFANAANARQLQEKLAANGVKSYTEVVETRQGKRTRVRVGPFATREAAEQALGKLKESGFSGIVRP, from the coding sequence ATGGTCAAAGCGATAAACGACGATGAGATCAAATTGCGCAAGCGCGCACGACGCAGGCTGATCGGCGCGGTTGCGCTGGTCCTTCTGGCGATCCTTGTTCTACCCCTGGTGCTTGACCATGAGCCGGCTCCACTTGCGCCCGATGTCGCAGTGATAGCGGATCGGAAAAGCGCGGCTGAAAAAAGCGACTTCAGTTCTAAAGTCATGCCTGTTCCGCCTTCCGGGCCGCCTGCCGAATCGAGCGAAAGCCCCGCTCCGATGCCTGCGCCTGTCCCCGCTGTGGAGAAGCCGGCTGCAGTCTCGGCGCCGAAAAGCAGCGCGCCGGGGCCGGTTGTCTCGCCGGCCGAAAGCGAGCCGATTGAAGGGCGTGAGCCGGAAAAAACCGGATCGCCGCCGCGGCCTGCATCAAGGAAAGAAACCGATACGGCAAAGCTGGACAAAGCGGAAAAATCGACTGAGGAGCCGAAGCCGGCAGCGAGGGCCGCCGATGCCAAGCCGAAGAAAACGTCGCCAGCCGTTGCAGCCAAAGTCCAGCGCAACGATACGTTCGCCATTCAACTCGAGTCATTCGCCAACGCTGCCAATGCCAGGCAGTTGCAGGAAAAATTGGCGGCGAACGGCGTCAAATCGTATACCGAGGTCGTTGAAACCAGGCAGGGCAAGCGTACGCGGGTACGGGTCGGCCCTTTTGCCACACGTGAAGCGGCTGAACAGGCGCTGGGCAAACTGAAGGAGTCGGGATTCTCCGGCATCGTGCGCCCCTGA